One window from the genome of Oryza glaberrima chromosome 3, OglaRS2, whole genome shotgun sequence encodes:
- the LOC127768690 gene encoding serine/threonine-protein kinase GRIK1-like, producing MADLADMGCCSCFGFLRKPRVSVSRPRDADGILSEDLLNHKSAEDPDGSFYTGDDPDRSFYDRDDLDRSFYNGDDPDRSFYDGDDPDHLYGSDDGQPRKRSEDIILSRAQNGFACRESLVKETKKVFRSEDENGSKMVNQYVHLGKIGSGSYGKVVLYRSMKDGKLYAVKVLNKSYMMKVRVVRSETAMTDVLREVSIMKMLDHPNIVNLIEVIDDPNADKFYMVLEYVEGKMVCDNGLGEATSRNYLRDIISGVMYLHSHNIIHGDIKPDNLLVTSTGSVKIGDFSVSQIFEDDDDLLWRSPGTPVFTAPECCQGSAYHGRAADTWAVGVTLYCMITGHYPFLGDTLQETYDKIVNDPVQIPDNMNPQLADLLERLLCKDPANRITLQAVGEHPWVAGDQGPVVEYFCRCGFGRRKRDDLKGEVQ from the exons ATGGCTGACCTGGCCGACATGGGCTGCTGTAGTTGTTTTGGCTTTTTAAGGAAGCCTAGGGTGTCTGTAAGTCGACCTCGTGACGCTGATGGCATCCTATCTGAAGACTTGTTGAACCATAAATCTGCGGAGGATCCTGATGGAAGCTTCTACACCGGGGATGATCCTGATAGAAGCTTCTACGACAGGGATGATCTCGATAGAAGCTTCTACAATGGCGATGACCCTGACAGAAGCTTCTATGATGGAGATGATCCTGATCATCTTTATGGAAGTGATGATGGGCAGCCAAGGAAGAGATCTGAAGATATTATACTGTCAAGGGCTCAGAATGGCTTTGCATGTAGAGAAAGCCTAGTTAAGGAGACTAAAAAAGTATTTCGCTCAGAG GATGAAAATGGCAGCAAGATGGTCAACCAATATGTCCACCTGGGGAAGATTGGTTCTGGAAGCTATGGCAAAGTG GTCTTATACCGAAGCATGAAAGATGGAAAGCTTTACGCAGTGAAG GTTTTGAATAAATCTTACATGATGAAAGTACGTGTTGTGCGATCAGAAACTGCCATGACAGATGTTCTTCGGGAA GTATCCATCATGAAAAtgttggatcatcctaatataGTAAATCTCATTGAAGTGATTGATGACCCAAATGCAGATAAATTCTACATGG TTCTTGAGTATGTTGAAGGAAAAATGGTCTGTGACAATGGTTTAGGAGAAGCTACCTCCAGAAATTACTTGCGCGACATAATCTCTGGTGTTATGTATCTTCATTCTCAT AATATTATTCATGGTGATATCAAACCAGACAATTTGTTGGTCACAAGCACTGGCAGTGTGAAGATAGGGGATTTCAGTGTTAGTCAGATTTTTGAG GATGATGATGATCTGCTTTGGAGGTCTCCAGGTACTCCTGTTTTCACTGCACCAGAATGCTGTCAAG GTTCAGCCTACCATGGTCGGGCAGCTGATACATGGGCAGTTGGCGTTACTCTGTATTGTATGATTACTGGTCACTATCCATTTCTAGGAGATACCTTACAGGAAACTTATGATAAG ATTGTCAATGATCCGGTGCAGATACCTGACAACATGAACCCCCAACTTGCTGATTTGCTGGAAAGGCTTCTCTGCAAAG ATCCAGCAAATCGTATCACCCTGCAGGCTGTAGGTGAGCATCCTTGGGTTGCTGGGGACCAGGGGCCAGTTGTTGAATACTTCTGTAGATGTGGGTTTGGCCGAAGAAAGAGAGATGATCTTAAGGGAGAAGTACAATAG
- the LOC127767223 gene encoding phosphatidylinositol 4-kinase alpha 1, which translates to MEALNELCDLVAAHPDLLLADKLAWLSSRCGAPPASASASAQRASRAHLHSLLALARLLPAGAGAGSSLPAPLLAFLASHAFLSPSFWPQSFAPAPFLSRLLPFLAAAPTCPALSSALSAALLAALDVADPASAPLARAFLSAAAASPPTLLPADAAPVASRLLLEFAGSEEAPPKAKGKGEYAAGEENGGVREVVQKFEEEEVEELERKEVAFRLIVHMLGGEGGLESDNVAKVRNAAAKQVRSLSEFLKIRKRDWREQGAQLKTRINTKLLCCQAALVVLVRSVSAMDVDSKASKDMLQQTLAWFIEATKSCILSSWRKLKICEELFCTLLNGISQITVSRGGQLLPVLLIPLKPLVVSTCSQADMTGSSPGALFDAVVKLSCEIIEFGWTKDRALVDTFIMRLAAYVRERNDYEEEDGKEKDAVPVMRLNVIRLLAELCVCLKKWEVVDMILPLFIEHLEEGDASSPSLLRLRLLDAISRVACLGFEKSYRESIVLMTRSYLDKVKAVGSAENNTVPSEATTERIETLPAGFLLVATNLTSTKLRSDYRHRLLSLCSDVGLAAESKSGRSGADLMGPLLPAVAEICSDFDPVSTVEPSLLKLFRNLWFYIVLFGLAPPIQSNQTPAKPVSTSLNTMESISAIALQAVSGPYMWNSEWCVAVQRIAQGTPPLVVSSVKWLEDELELNALHNPGSRRGNSNEKAAVGQRTALSAALGSRVEVAAMTTISGVKATYLLAVAFLEILRFSCNGGILSATSTLNKSNSAFSCVFEYLLTPNLTPAVSQCLTAVVHRAFETVLSWMEDRICDIGEGADIRESVISVHACFLIKSMSQRDENVRDVSVKLLTQLKEKFPQVLWNSSCVDLLLISVHNELTSGPVSDPAWVATVRSLYQKIAREWITSALSYAPCTTQGLIQENFCKPSGAQRSQHTADVVSLLSEIRICSGKNDWNGIRTANVPAVMDSAAAASGAKKEAPDITLEVLSTAVVTATVKCNHAGEIAGMRRLFSSMGGMNTGMSPLGMQSAQPNQSFDEVFLSRFVRLLQDFVVTAEKNQIDNTVFRETCSQSTALLLDHMVSDSRANLDGFSQLIRLLCWCPAYICTPDAMETGIFIWTWLVSAAPSLGPLVLAELVDAWLWTIDTKRGLFASDMNYCGPDAKLRPHLISGEPEAPPEKDPVEAIIAHRLWLGFFIDRFEVVRHDSIEQLLLLGRMLQGTMKSATHFSHHPAATGTFFTAMLLGLKFCSCQSQSNLQKCNMGLQLLEDRVYRAALGWFAYAPEWYESQNKSFAQREAQSVSIFVHCLQNERPSGSADSAPKSQGREGEPNMLDQIHPVWGSVDNYTTVREKRKQLLLMLSQNEADRLEVWAQPINTKDAATFRGKISSDKWIDHARTAFAVDPRIAFSMIMRFPTNSALSSEITQLVQTHILELRTIPEALPFFITPKAVDENSSLLQQLPHWAPCSVTQALEFLTPPYKGHPRVMAYVLRVLETYPPETVTFFMPQLVQSLRYDDDKLVEGYLLGAARRSNIFAHILIWHLQGECVPDEPGKEAAAPKVTAFHSLLPAVREKIVDGFTPEARDMFEREFEFFDKVTSISGVLFPLPKEERRAGIKRELEKITVPGDDLYLPTATNKFVRGIQVDSGIPLQSAAKVPIMITFNVVDRDGDPNDVKPQACIFKVGDDCRQDVLALQVIALLRDIFQAVGLNLYLFPYGVLPTGPERGIIEVVPNTRSRNQMGETTDGGLLEIFQQDYGPVGSPSFEAAREMFMISSAGYAVASLLLQPKDRHNGNLLFDSHGRLVHIDFGFILEISPGGNMGFESAHFKLSHEMTQLLDPSGTMKSDTWNQFLRLCVKGYLAGRRHMNGIITTVNLMVDSGLPCFSRGEPIANLRKRFHPEMNEREAANFMVRTCVDAYNKWTTAGYDLIQYLQQGIEK; encoded by the exons ATGGAGGCGCTCAACGAGCTCTGCGACCTGGTGGCGGCGCACCCggatctcctcctcgccgacaaGCTCGCCTGGCTCTCCTCCCGCTGCGGCGCCCccccggcgtcggcgtcggcgtccgcgCAGCGCGCGTCGCGGGCGCACCTCcactccctcctcgccctcgcgcgcctcctccccgccggcgccggggccggATCCTCCCTGCCCGCGCCGCTCCTCGCGTTCCTCGCCTCCCACGCCTTCCTCTCGCCGTCGTTCTGGCCGCAGTCGTTCGCCCCGGCGCCCTTCCTCTCCAGGCTCCTCCCCTTtctcgccgcggcgccgaccTGCCCGGCGCTCTCGTCGGCGCTCTCCGCggcgctcctcgccgcgctcgacgTCGCTGACCCGGCGTCCGCGCCCCTCGCCCGCGCGTtcctctccgccgcggcggccagccCACCGACGCTCCTCCCCGCGGATGCCGCGCCCGTCGCCTCCCGGCTGCTCCTCGAGTTCGCGGGCTCTGAGGAGGCGCCGCCCAAGGCCAAGGGGAAGGGGGAGTACGCGGCGGGAGAGGAAAATGGAGGGGTCAGGGAGGTGGTGCAgaagttcgaggaggaggaggtggaggagctggAGCGGAAGGAGGTCGCCTTCAGGCTCATCGTGCATATGTTGGGGGGCGAGGGTGGTCTGGAGTCCGATAATGTTGCCAAGGTCAGGAATGCCGCCGCAAAGCAGGTCCGGTCGCTCTCCGAATTCCTGAAG ATTAGGAAACGGGACTGGAGAGAGCAGGGGGCACAGCTAAAGACAAGGATAAATACCAAATTACTCTGTTGCCAGGCTGCGTTAGTGGTGCTGGTTCGGAGCGTTTCTGCCATGGATGTTGATAGCAAGGCTTCCAAGGATATGCTCCAGCAGACCCTAGCTTGGTTTATCGAGGCCACCAAGTCATGCATCCTCTCATCCTGGCGCAAACTGAAGATCTGCGAGGAGCTATTTTGCACGCTGCTCAATGGTATCAGCCAGATAACTGTCTCACGAGGGGGCCAACTCCTGCCAGTGCTGCTGATCCCTTTGAAACCTCTCGTCGTCAGCACTTGTTCCCAG GCTGACATGACAGGTAGTAGCCCTGGGGCTTTGTTCGATGCAGTGGTTAAGTTGAGCTGTGAAATTATAGAGTTTGGCTGGACAAAGGATAGGGCTCTGGTCGACACATTCATTATGCGGTTAGCTGCATATGTCCGTGAACGGAATGATTATGAGGAGGAG GATGGCAAAGAAAAAGACGCAGTTCCGGTGATGCGACTTAATGTTATCCGCCTTCTTGCTGAGTTATGTGTATGCTTGAAAAAATGGGAAGTTGTAGACATGATTTTGCCTCTTTTCATTGAACATTTAGAAGAGGGTGATGCTTCATCTCCAAGTTTATTGCGACTTCGG TTGTTAGATGCAATATCTCGTGTGGCATGCTTGGGTTTTGAAAAGTCATATCGTGAGAGCATTGTCTTGATGACAAGAAGCTATCTCGATAAGGTTAAAGCTGTAGGATCTGCAGAAAACAACACAGTGCCATCAGAAGCAACAACTGAGAGAATAGAG ACTCTTCCTGCAGGGTTTTTGCTTGTTGCTACTAATCTCACCAGCACAAAACTCAGGTCTGATTACCGTCATAGGCTATTATCTCTATGCTCAGATGTGGGCTTAGCTGCTGAGTCTAAAAGTGGGAG GAGTGGTGCTGATTTGATGGGTCCATTACTTCCTGCAGTTGCTGAAATATGTTCTGATTTTGACCCAGTTTCAACTGTTGAGCCATCATTATTGAAATTGTTCCGTAATTTGTGGTTCTACATTGTCTTGTTTGGACTAGCTCCTCCAATACAAAGCAATCAGACACCTGCAAAACCAGTTTCCACTTCATTGAACACTATGGAGAGCATCAGTGCTATAGCTCTTCAGGCTGTTTCTGGACCCTACATGTGGAATAGCGAATGGTGTGTAGCAGTGCAACGTATTGCACAAGGAACTCCACCACTG GTTGTCAGTTCAGTgaaatggcttgaagatgagcTAGAGTTAAATGCTCTCCATAACCCAGGTAGTCGCCGTGGCAATAGTAATGAAAAGGCTGCTGTTGGACAGAGAACTGCACTTTCTGCGGCTTTAGGAAGTCGAGTTGAGGTAGCAGCAATGACTACAATTTCAG GGGTTAAAGCTACATATCTCCTCGCAGTTGCTTTCCTTGAGATATTGCGCTTTAGCTGCAATGGCGGCATACTTTCAGCCACCTCTACATTGAATAAATCAAATAGTGCATTCAGTTGTGTGTTCGAATACCTGCTAACCCCGAACTTGACACCAGCAGTATCTCAGTGTTTGACTGCAGTTGTGCATAGAGCTTTTGAAACAGTGTTGTCATGGATG GAGGATCGTATATGTGACATAGGAGAAGGAGCTGATATAAGGGAATCTGTTATTTCTGTTCATGCTTGCTTCCTTATAAAGAGCATGTCACAGAGGGATGAAAATGTTCGTGATGTGAGTGTCAAGCTGTTAACTCAGCTAAAGGAAAAGTTTCCACAG GTCCTCTGGAACTCATCATGTGTAGATTTACTTCTAATATCTGTTCATAATGAGTTGACTTCTGGTCCAGTTAGCGATCCTGCTTGGGTTGCCACTGTACGCTCACTATATCAGAAGATTGCCAGGGAATGGATAACGAGTGCGCTTTCATATGCTCCATGTACAACTCAAGGCCTTATACAG GAAAATTTTTGCAAGCCAAGTGGAGCACAAAGATCACAACATACAGCAGATGTTGTATCACTTCTATCTGAAATACGTATTTGTAGTGGAAAGAATGATTGGAATGGCATCAGGACAGCCAATGTACCTGCAGTTATGGATTCTGCTGCAGCAGCATCAGGGGCCAAAAAAGAAGCACCTGACATCACCCTGGAAGTGCTGTCAACTGCAGTAGTGACTGCAACTGTTAAATGCAACCATGCAGGGGAGATTGCTGGTATGAGAAGGTTGTTCAGTTCTATGGGAGGCATGAACACGGGCATGTCCCCCCTTGGTATGCAGTCTGCACAGCCCAATCAATCATTTGATGAAGTTTTTCTGTCAAGATTTGTTCGTCTTCTTCAGGACTTCGTTGTTACGGCAGAGAAAAATCAAATAGATAATACAGTGTTCCGTGAAACTTGTTCTCAGTCTACAGCATTACTTCTTGATCATATG GTGTCTGACTCTAGAGCAAATCTAGATGGATTTTCTCAGCTTATACGTCTTCTATGCTGGTGTCCTGCTTATATATGCACTCCTGATGCAATGGAGACTGGGATATTTATCTGGACCTGGCTAGTATCTGCAGCACCTTCCTTAGGTCCTCTTGTGCTTGCAGAACTTGTTGATGCATGGCTGTGGACAATAGATACAAAACGTGGTCTGTTTGCGTCAGATATGAATTACTGTGGCCCTGATGCAAAATTGAGGCCACATCTCATTTCTGGTGAGCCTGAGGCACCACCAGAAAAGGATCCAGTTGAAGCAATAATAGCCCATAGGCTCTGGCTTGGCTTCTTCATCGATCGGTTTGAG GTGGTTCGGCATGATAGCATTGAGCAACTTCTACTTCTGGGTCGGATGTTGCAAGGGACAATGAAATCTGCTACTCATTTTTCTCACCATCCTGCTGCAACTGGCACTTTCTTCACTGCAATGCTCCTGGGGCTGAAATTTTGCTCATGCCAGTCTCAGTCTAACTTGCAGAAATGTAATATGGGACTTCAGTTATTAGAGGACAGGGTATACCG TGCTGCTTTGGGATGGTTTGCTTATGCACCTGAGTGGTATGAATCTCAAAACAAAAGTTTTGCTCAGAGAGAGGCCCAATCCGTGTCAATATTTGTCCATTGTCTACAAAATGAGCGCCCCAGTGGTTCTGCTGATTCTGCTCCGAAGTCACAGGGACGTGAAGGTGAACCCAATATG CTGGATCAGATCCACCCTGTCTGGGGCTCAGTGGATAACTATACAACTGTACGGGAAAAGCGTAAACAATTACTTCTTATGCTTTCTCAGAATGAGGCAGACAGACTTGAAGTGTGGGCACAACCGATAAATACAAA AGATGCAGCAACATTTCGTGGTAAAATTAGCTCAGATAAATGGATTGATCATGCCAGAACTGCTTTTGCTGTTGATCCTCGAATTGCATTCTCAATGATTATGAGGTTTCCCACAAACTCGGCATTATCATCAGAAATTACACAATTGGTACAG ACACATATATTGGAACTCCGTACAATTCCTGAAGCATTACCCTTTTTCATCACTCCAAAGGCAGTAGATGAAAATTCATCATTGTTACAGCAACTTCCACATTGGGCTCCATGCTCTGTTACACAAGCATTGGAGTTTCTTACCCCTCCTTATAAAGGACATCCCCGTGTTATGGCATATGTTCTTCGTGTCCTGGAGACTTACCCACCTGAGACTGTTACCTTCTTTATGCCACAGTTGGTACAGTCTCTCAgatatgatgatgat AAATTGGTTGAAGGATACTTGCTTGGAGCTGCTCGGAGAAGTAATATATTTGCTCATATTTTAATATGGCATCTGCag GGAGAATGTGTTCCCGATGAACCTGGGAAGGAAGCAGCTGCACCAAAG GTCACTGCATTCCATTCCTTGCTTCCTGCCGTTAGGGAGAAAATTGTTGACGGTTTTACTCCAGAAGCTCGTGACATGTTTGAAAGAGAGTTCGAATTTTTTGACAAGGTCACCTCGATTTCTGGtgttctttttcctcttcccaAAGAAGAGCGGCGAGCGGGTATTAAAAG GGAGCTGGAGAAGATTACTGTGCCAGGTGATGATCTGTACCTACCTACTGCAACAAACAAGTTTGTACGGGGCATTCAAGTAGACAGTGGCATTCCTCTCCAGTCTGCTGCTAAAGTTCCAATAATGATTACTTTCAATGTGGTTGATCGTGATGGGGACCCAAACGATGTGAAGCCACAGGCTTGCATTTTTAAG GTTGGTGATGATTGTAGACAGGATGTGCTGGCACTCCAAGTTATTGCTCTTTTAAGGGACatatttcaagctgttggattAAACCTTTATCTCTTCCCATATGGTGTTTTACCCACTGGACCAGAGCGAGGCATAATTGAG GTGGTACCAAATACTCGGAGTAGAAATCAAATGGGTGAAACAACTGATGGTGGTTTATTAGAGATATTTCAGCAAGACTATGGCCCTGTAGGTTCACCTTCTTTCGAAGCTGCTCGCGAAATGTTCATGATCAGTAGTGCTGGATATGCTGTTGCTAGCTTGCTTCTTCAGCCAAAGGATCGGCATAATGGCAATCTTCTCTTTGATAG CCACGGGAGACTAGTCCATATtgattttggatttattttggaGATTTCGCCTGGAGGAAACATGGGGTTTGAAAGTGCACATTTCAAGTTAAGCCATGAGATGACTCAATTGCTTGATCCATCTGGAACAATGAAGAGTGACACTTGGAATCAGTTTCTGAG ATTGTGTGTCAAAGGGTACCTAGCAGGAAGGAGACACATGAATGGGATTATTACTACCGTTAATTTGATGGTGGACAGTGGCCTGCCTTGCTTTAGCAGGGGAGAACCTATCGCTAATCTGCGAAAACGTTTTCATCCAGAGATGAACGAGCGTGAGGCTGCTAATTTTATGGTCAGAACATGTGTGGATGCCTACAACAAATGGACTACCGCAGGGTACGACTTGATTCAATACTTGCAGCAGGGTATTGAGAAATAG